From the genome of Candidatus Zixiibacteriota bacterium:
ACGCACCTACCGGGGTTCATAGTATAGAGATAAAGGGCACCGGCGGAGATGGCGAAATACGAAGTTGCAGCTACTCTTTGACCATCATAGCTCCGCCACCGCCACCACCAGACACTTTCGTGGTCTATAGTGACCTCGACCTTGCCGGCCATGTTTGGACGTGGAATGGCACCAATGGCCTAATGTCAGATGGCAACTATGTATCAGGGGATGCTCCGGAGGGTGTGGAGTGCTATGCGGTTACGGTCGGAGATGGCCGGACTAACTTTTCGGGTTGGGGTGTGTTTCTTGGCGCTTTTACCGAGTCGCATGTGCTAATAGCAGCACACACTATTGACCTTTCAAATCATGGGAGTCTTGAGTTCTGGGTAAAGACACCGGTCGATCTGAAGGTGGAAGTTCAGCAAGATGATACGACCGGCGGCAAATCTCCTGTACTAATTGGGAAGCACGGCTGGGATTCCGATTCGCCCGAAACATGGCAGCGAGTAGTCATACCCGGCAACACATTCAGCCGCGTGGATCGATCTAAGATATTCTGCCCTTTTATGATCACTGGTAAGGGTGGCGGAATCAGCTTCTACGTGGACGACGTTATGTGGGTTCCATAGACGTGCGCGGGTCCACGCCACGTCGTGCACGCGATGACGGGCCCGCCCTGCAAGAGAACTCTGAATCGGAATTGGTCTGACAAAAAAAAGTGGCGCCCCGCAGAATTGAACTGCGGACACACGGATTTTCAGTCCGTTGCTCTACCAACTGAGCTAGGGCGCCAACTTAATGCGTCACTTAAACGTGACCAATTTGGAAATGGCAATTTATTGCTTTGTCGGATGTTGTCAAATGAAATCTTAGCGATGTTTGGTCAAAAACTCCCTGGTCGATGGCGCAAACAGTGTGTACAGAGCCGCTCCCGAAAGAACCAATAATACCAGGTTTTCATACTGCTCATAGCCGATGGCGGCCAGAATGACCACCGCCGCGTTAATACAGACCAAGCCCCAGTAGCCCCATCGCTTATACTCCCTGAAAGCAAATGCGGGTACCAGCAGTCCCAGCCCGATGATCACAAAAATGATCGGCTGCGCCAAATCATCGTAGCTGTGATCGAGAAAACTCAAAACCACTTTCACCCCGCCATAAAGCAGGAACAGCCCGGCGAACATAAACGCATAAAACCCGGCCAGGGTGATGGTAAGAGGATGGCGGTCAACAGGGCGGGTTGGTTGATTTGCAGCAGTGTCATTCATCTTTTGATTTCTCCTAAAAGTCCGGCGCCGATAAAACCGGCGTCGTTGCCCAGGCTGGCTTTAACCACTCTGAGATCTTGTACGGCCGAAGCGAAGGCGCGTTCTTTTATTTCTCGGGCCACGGCGTCGACAAAACCACCGCCACCGTCGGCCATTCCACCACCTATGACTACGGTCTGCGGGTTGAGAAGATTCACTACCCCGGCCAATCCAGTGCCGAGATACTTGGCTGTTTCATCCAGAGTTTCCCGCGCCACGCTGTCGTGTTTTTTGATGGCCTTGAACAGTTTCTTGATGGTCAATTTATCGAGGTCGCCATCCAATAACGAGTCGAAGACCGGTGTCGGTGTCTTTTTCAGTTTGGACCGGGCCCGCTTGATTATGGCATCACAGGAACAGTAGGCTTCAATACACCCGGCCCGTCCACAGGAACACCGAACGCCGTCATAACAGATTGACATGTGCCCCAACTCGGCCGCCGAATGACTTGAGCC
Proteins encoded in this window:
- a CDS encoding ROK family protein; translated protein: MAEPVKNIYAGIDIGGTNIKFGLVDEDGLVVHRQQRPTMADKGPKVLMHLVTNIAEELLLHAAEEDHQVKWLGVGSPGAVDAETGKVIGPCPNIDGWQGTEIGSVLGERLNMPVHVDNDANVVALAESRFGAAVGSRSIVCVTVGTGIGGGIVIDGSLWRGSSHSAAELGHMSICYDGVRCSCGRAGCIEAYCSCDAIIKRARSKLKKTPTPVFDSLLDGDLDKLTIKKLFKAIKKHDSVARETLDETAKYLGTGLAGVVNLLNPQTVVIGGGMADGGGGFVDAVAREIKERAFASAVQDLRVVKASLGNDAGFIGAGLLGEIKR